In bacterium, a genomic segment contains:
- a CDS encoding M20/M25/M40 family metallo-hydrolase has translation MLNIQCMLSKLFRFIGFVLVLQTQGLFAAHISYFNVSPELAIAKVSFPDQQYWAQKLPVRGWLEDFVIIEWNQDSQRVCKSLNLNVKSFSGMGRFWLISHLHEHDTDYLRNHFEIIAQASDSLLLKASKEQAFTLVDKGYHIEELNQDLEMPIVSDALFNTQVMTNDLQIESMVAQVDVNAIDQTVEDLVNFGTRKANTQGGLDAQEWVRGQFSALGISDVSLHPVNNQPTHHDNVIAVYPGVSEPDQIIVLGGHYDSILNGFGGNTFAPGADDNASGTAGVLEAARILSQYDFEKTIVFAAFASEEYGLLGSKSYAGHLSDENENVIAMINLDMIGHLQAGDAFDLDIVKNAGSQTLYNLAKTTIESYVPNLPVVEGSLPPGASSDHKSFWNEGYPAVFFFEDSNAHSNFIHSTGDTIGQSYNNSNLAKAITQATVATVATIAVPYQNNTPTPTPTPNPTTTPSPEDNPTYNDTPGIQSNLAMANCQQQSTSQGLTLLLMLCALTVFNVFQTKRS, from the coding sequence ATGCTTAATATACAGTGTATGTTGAGTAAATTATTTAGATTCATTGGGTTTGTACTAGTATTACAGACACAGGGACTGTTTGCAGCACATATTTCCTATTTTAATGTTTCTCCAGAGTTGGCAATAGCCAAGGTTTCTTTTCCAGATCAACAATATTGGGCGCAAAAACTGCCAGTTCGGGGTTGGTTGGAAGATTTTGTCATTATTGAGTGGAATCAAGACTCACAACGCGTGTGTAAATCTTTAAACCTTAACGTTAAAAGCTTTTCAGGTATGGGAAGGTTTTGGTTAATCAGTCATTTACATGAGCATGATACAGATTATCTACGCAATCATTTTGAAATAATAGCACAAGCCAGTGATAGTTTATTGTTAAAAGCGAGCAAAGAGCAGGCCTTTACTTTAGTGGATAAGGGGTATCACATTGAAGAGTTAAATCAAGACCTTGAAATGCCCATTGTCAGTGATGCATTGTTCAATACCCAGGTCATGACCAACGATCTCCAAATTGAATCGATGGTAGCACAAGTGGATGTGAATGCTATTGACCAGACAGTAGAAGACCTGGTCAACTTTGGTACCAGAAAGGCCAATACTCAAGGCGGACTTGATGCTCAAGAATGGGTAAGGGGACAGTTTTCGGCTCTAGGGATCAGCGATGTTTCTTTACATCCTGTGAATAATCAACCGACACATCATGATAATGTGATTGCTGTGTATCCAGGAGTCAGTGAGCCAGATCAGATCATTGTGCTTGGTGGTCACTATGACTCAATATTGAATGGTTTTGGCGGGAATACCTTTGCTCCAGGGGCTGATGATAATGCTTCAGGCACAGCGGGTGTTTTAGAAGCAGCAAGAATTTTGTCACAGTATGACTTTGAAAAAACCATTGTTTTTGCAGCATTTGCATCAGAAGAATATGGCTTGTTGGGCAGCAAATCTTATGCCGGACATCTCAGTGATGAAAATGAAAATGTGATTGCCATGATCAACTTGGATATGATTGGTCACCTGCAAGCAGGAGATGCCTTTGACTTAGATATTGTCAAAAATGCCGGTAGCCAGACTTTATATAACTTAGCTAAAACCACCATAGAATCCTATGTTCCAAACTTGCCAGTGGTAGAGGGTTCTTTGCCTCCCGGGGCAAGTAGTGATCATAAATCTTTTTGGAATGAAGGTTACCCCGCGGTTTTCTTTTTTGAAGACAGCAATGCTCATTCTAACTTTATTCACTCAACCGGAGATACCATTGGTCAATCTTATAATAACTCTAACTTGGCCAAGGCCATCACACAAGCGACTGTAGCGACCGTAGCAACCATTGCTGTGCCTTATCAAAATAACACACCTACTCCAACGCCCACACCCAATCCAACAACAACACCCTCACCAGAAGATAACCCTACTTATAATGATACCCCAGGTATACAATCAAATTTAGCTATGGCTAACTGCCAACAACAAAGCACGAGTCAAGGCTTGACTTTGTTACTGATGCTGTGCGCATTGACCGTATTTAACGTTTTTCAAACAAAAAGATCTTAA
- a CDS encoding AAA family ATPase — translation MPKNNEVKIKDLYQACDEKKLGFKTTEDLKDLKEFLGQKRAIEALGFGVGIQRKGFNLFVLGNAGTGRHSVVNRYLDKVCKEQETPMDCCYVHNFDEPDQPKALLLPPGLGKKLQADMNQVIRDLKVGIPAAFDDEAYRRRKIDIEEIFRKKRRDKFKVLEDDSEKQGIALMETQTGFVFAPKKDNKVLSAEEFESLPKTQRNKYEKAIEKLQKRLKELLQDLPKARKEIRQELKKLNQDTAELAVGYLFEDLAKKYKEFEQVTQYLKDVKENIVENIDDFLHKDVEAGEEQAAAEEEKLSFRIYDVNVIVDHSKTKGAPVVYESHPTYPNLVGRIELKPQMGSFITDFHYIKAGALHKANGGYLVLDAHKILMQPLGWESLKRILRTKEIRIESLNQVYHMATTVTLQPETIPLSIKVILIGDRQMYYMLSQLDPEFNELFKVAVDFEDQIPANTTNIRQYSRLLATMARKEKMLPLTSCAVARVIEQSHRLIDDHRKLSANILHVADILREADYWARKDKKKIIDKEEIQQAIDTQIHRVARIRDRMQESIMEGTKLIDTKGAKIGQINGLSVMSIGHFAFGQPTKISVTSTMGKGRVVDIEREAELGGSIHTKGVIIISQLLAFRYSPDMPLSLSASIAFEQSYGMIDGDSASTAELCALISSLSEVPIKQTFAVTGSINQNGDVQAIGGVNEKIEGFFDICHQRGLNGEHAVIIPESNVKNLMLRKDVVDAIKNKQFTIYAVKHLDEAIELLTGEKAGKIKKDKTFPEGTVNEKVRQKLMAYAQKRFSLDKASVLEN, via the coding sequence ATGCCAAAAAATAATGAAGTTAAAATAAAAGACTTGTACCAAGCGTGTGATGAAAAAAAACTGGGATTTAAAACTACAGAAGATTTAAAAGATTTAAAAGAGTTTTTAGGACAAAAACGTGCCATTGAAGCGCTCGGTTTTGGTGTGGGGATTCAACGTAAAGGCTTTAACCTTTTTGTTCTGGGCAATGCTGGAACGGGTAGACATTCAGTTGTGAACCGTTACCTGGATAAAGTTTGCAAAGAGCAAGAAACACCCATGGATTGTTGTTATGTTCATAACTTTGATGAGCCAGACCAACCTAAGGCTTTACTGCTTCCACCAGGCTTGGGTAAAAAATTACAAGCGGACATGAATCAAGTGATCAGAGATCTTAAGGTAGGAATCCCAGCTGCTTTTGATGATGAGGCTTACAGACGTAGAAAAATAGATATAGAAGAAATTTTCCGTAAAAAGCGAAGAGATAAATTTAAAGTTTTAGAAGACGATAGTGAAAAGCAAGGCATAGCTTTAATGGAAACACAAACTGGTTTTGTGTTTGCACCTAAAAAAGATAATAAAGTGCTTTCTGCTGAAGAGTTTGAGTCTTTACCCAAAACCCAAAGAAATAAATATGAAAAAGCCATTGAAAAATTACAAAAAAGACTAAAAGAGCTTTTACAAGATTTGCCTAAAGCCAGAAAAGAAATAAGACAAGAGTTAAAAAAATTAAATCAAGATACAGCAGAGTTGGCTGTAGGGTATTTGTTTGAGGATTTAGCAAAAAAATACAAAGAATTTGAACAGGTCACACAATATTTAAAAGACGTCAAAGAAAATATTGTAGAAAATATTGATGACTTTTTGCATAAAGATGTTGAAGCGGGTGAAGAACAGGCTGCCGCTGAAGAAGAAAAACTTTCTTTTAGAATCTATGATGTCAATGTGATTGTGGATCACAGCAAGACCAAGGGTGCGCCGGTAGTTTATGAAAGTCATCCAACCTACCCCAATTTGGTTGGACGGATAGAATTAAAGCCGCAAATGGGAAGCTTTATTACTGATTTTCATTACATTAAAGCAGGCGCCTTGCATAAGGCCAATGGCGGTTATTTGGTTTTAGATGCCCACAAAATTTTGATGCAGCCGCTGGGGTGGGAAAGTTTAAAACGAATTTTACGAACCAAAGAAATTCGCATTGAGTCCCTAAATCAGGTCTATCACATGGCAACAACCGTGACTTTACAACCAGAGACCATTCCCTTATCCATTAAAGTTATTCTTATTGGGGATCGGCAAATGTATTACATGCTCAGTCAGTTAGACCCAGAGTTTAATGAACTGTTTAAAGTGGCGGTTGATTTTGAAGATCAAATTCCAGCCAATACGACCAATATAAGACAGTACAGTCGTTTGCTGGCTACCATGGCACGCAAAGAAAAAATGTTGCCACTTACATCGTGTGCAGTGGCACGGGTGATAGAACAAAGTCATCGCTTGATTGATGATCATCGTAAATTATCAGCCAATATTTTACATGTAGCAGATATTTTAAGAGAAGCAGACTATTGGGCCCGTAAAGATAAAAAGAAAATTATAGACAAAGAAGAGATTCAGCAAGCCATTGATACACAAATTCATAGAGTAGCAAGAATACGGGATAGAATGCAGGAAAGCATTATGGAAGGCACCAAGCTGATTGATACCAAAGGAGCCAAGATTGGTCAGATCAATGGCTTGTCGGTGATGAGTATAGGTCATTTTGCTTTTGGTCAACCCACCAAAATTTCTGTAACCAGCACCATGGGTAAAGGACGGGTTGTTGATATTGAACGTGAAGCAGAGTTGGGTGGTTCTATTCATACCAAAGGCGTCATTATTATTTCACAGTTATTGGCATTTCGTTACAGTCCAGATATGCCCTTGTCCTTGTCTGCCAGCATTGCCTTTGAACAATCTTATGGCATGATTGATGGAGATAGTGCATCAACAGCCGAGTTGTGTGCCTTGATTTCTTCATTGTCAGAAGTTCCCATTAAACAAACTTTTGCGGTTACCGGCTCTATCAATCAAAATGGTGATGTCCAAGCCATTGGTGGTGTGAATGAAAAAATAGAAGGCTTCTTTGATATCTGCCATCAACGTGGGCTTAATGGTGAGCATGCTGTTATCATTCCTGAGTCTAATGTTAAAAACTTAATGTTAAGAAAAGATGTGGTGGACGCCATCAAAAACAAACAGTTTACGATATATGCTGTTAAGCATTTAGATGAAGCCATTGAATTGTTGACCGGTGAAAAGGCTGGAAAAATTAAAAAGGATAAAACCTTCCCAGAGGGTACCGTAAACGAAAAAGTAAGACAGAAGCTGATGGCCTATGCCCAAAAACGTTTTAGTTTAGATAAAGCAAGTGTTCTTGAAAACTAA